The genome window CATGACCGAAACACAACCCGGATTCGAAACCCAGGCGCTGCATGCCGGCCAGGAGGTCGATCCCACGACCAAATCGCGTGCGGTTCCGATTCACATGACCACCTCGTATGTTTTTGATAGTCCGGAACATGCAGCAAATCTGTTCGCGCTCAAGGAATTTGGAAACATCTACACGCGTCTGATGAATCCGACCACCGATGTCTTCGAAAAGCGGATTGCCGCGCTCGAAGGCGGCGCGGCGGCGCTTGCATTCGCCTCTGGTCAGGCGGCCGAAACCGCGGCCATTCAGAACATCGCCAATGCCGGCGATGAAGTCGTTTCCACCACGAGCCTCTACGGCGGCACTTATAACCTCTTCCACTACACGCTTCCGAAGATGGGCGTCAAGGTGATCTTCACCGAGCCGAACGCCGCCGCTGTCAAGGCCGCCATCACCGACAAGACGAAAGCGGTCTATTCAGAATCCGTCGGCAACCCGGATCTGTTGACTCTCGATATCGAAGCGGTCGCCGACGTGGCCCATGCAGCAGGCATCCCCCTCATCATCGACAACACGATCCCGACGCCCTATCTGCTGAACCCGCTGGCGCATGGCGCCGACATCGTCGTCCACTCTGCAACGAAGTTCATCGGCGGTCATGGTCAGGCGATCGGCGGCGTCCTGATCGATGGCGGCAAGTTCGACTGGGGCGCGTCGGGGCGTTTCCCGGATTTCACGACCCCGGATCCGAGCTACCACGGGCTTGTCTACAACGATGTGTTCAGTCCAGCCAACTTCGGCGCAAACATCGCGTACATCATCAAGGCGCGCACACATCTCTTGCGGGACACCGGAGCGGCGCTCAGCCCGTTCAATGCCTGGCTCTTCATCGCGGGGCTGGAGAGTTTGGCTGTGCGTGTGGAGCGCCACAGCCAGAACGCGCATGCAGTCGCGCGTTTCCTGACCGAGCATCCGAAGGTGTCCTGGGTCAACTATCCGGGTCTTCCTGGCCATCCCGCGTACAAGACTGCAAGCAAGTACTTCCGCAACGGACTCTATGGCGCGATTCTCGGATTTGGCGTGCGCGGCGGCGCCGACGCTGGACGCAAGCTGATCGAGAACGTGAAACTCTTCTCTCACCTTGCGAATATCGGTGATTCCAAGTCGCTGATCATCCATCCGGCGTCGACGACGCATTCCCAGCTGACTGAGGAGGAGCAGGCGACCACCGGTGTCTCGCCGGACTACGTTCGCCTTTCGGTGGGCCTCGAAACCGTCTCCGACATCATCGCGGACCTCGACCAGGCGCTCGCGAAGATCTAGCCGCCGAGATCACAGCGCGAAAACGGCCGGAGCGAAAACTCCGGCCGTTCGTTCAGGTCGGGCAACTGGTTGGTGCGTTCAAATGCGAACGGGACCGACATCCCTGGCGCTATATTGTCGAGCCAGGGACAGAGGCCGATCGGCCCTGTGCGTCAGGACGCGCGCGACTTGGCCTTCGCTGGCCGGAGGAACTCTTCCCGAAACCACTGCGCTTGCCAGGGGATCGCGGCCTTGTTTCCACTATCGCGAAAGTCGACCAGGTAGAGGGGAATGGTGTACGGCCCTTCCGGGTTGATCTCGACGATCTTCCCGACAGCGCCGTCAAACTTCGCCTCCGGCGACGTCGTGTAGAGCACGCTGATGCCCCACACACCGCGCTTGTTGTGGCCGCGAGGCATGTGGACCTCGACGGTATCGCCCACGAAATAGCGAGATTTGGCAACAGTGTCGGACATCGTAGGCTCCTCTGACGTCAGTCGAGCGCCGAAATCGACGACTCCGGCTCCGTGATGCCCGGATTATAACGAAGCGCACTGTCAGAGAGGGATCAGGAGGTTGCGAACTTCCGTGTGGGTGAGGTTCCGCCAGCAAGCCGTCGCCGCAGACCAGCCAGGCCGCTGGCCTGGGCGCCGGCATCCTCGGCAGGATCTGGCGGAAACGACGGCTGCGCGGTGAATGGCCGCCCGAACGGCTTGGTGACGACC of Thermomicrobiales bacterium contains these proteins:
- a CDS encoding O-acetylhomoserine aminocarboxypropyltransferase/cysteine synthase is translated as MTETQPGFETQALHAGQEVDPTTKSRAVPIHMTTSYVFDSPEHAANLFALKEFGNIYTRLMNPTTDVFEKRIAALEGGAAALAFASGQAAETAAIQNIANAGDEVVSTTSLYGGTYNLFHYTLPKMGVKVIFTEPNAAAVKAAITDKTKAVYSESVGNPDLLTLDIEAVADVAHAAGIPLIIDNTIPTPYLLNPLAHGADIVVHSATKFIGGHGQAIGGVLIDGGKFDWGASGRFPDFTTPDPSYHGLVYNDVFSPANFGANIAYIIKARTHLLRDTGAALSPFNAWLFIAGLESLAVRVERHSQNAHAVARFLTEHPKVSWVNYPGLPGHPAYKTASKYFRNGLYGAILGFGVRGGADAGRKLIENVKLFSHLANIGDSKSLIIHPASTTHSQLTEEEQATTGVSPDYVRLSVGLETVSDIIADLDQALAKI